In one Alnus glutinosa chromosome 12, dhAlnGlut1.1, whole genome shotgun sequence genomic region, the following are encoded:
- the LOC133883013 gene encoding cytochrome P450 71A1-like, translating to MALQSLLQQSWQVVHKISLINPLLSLIFLVSFLYVFKRLETSSKPNLPPSPPKLPIIGNLHQLGTLPHRSLQALSNKYGPLMFLNLGHKPTLVVSSTDMAREMLKTHDVVFSNRPKTIAADALLYGCTDVGFSPYGEYWRQARKICVLKLLSLKRVQSFQYVREEEIEALIKKIRESCNKGASVNLSEMLMATSNNIVSRCVLGQKFEEEGKSTFGHLSRRIMEHLGAFCFGDFFPFLGWIDVLTGFIPSLKATFRELDALFDQALEEHNTIKTTDDDERKDLIDILLKLKKKGMLDVELAQANLKAILLDMFVGGSDNTSTTLEWLMAELIKHPNIMKRAQEEVRMVVGKKSKIDVNDINQMDYLKCIIKETLRLHPPVPLSVPRETSASVKFGGYDIPQKTRVFVNIWAIQRDPTAWERPEEFLPERFKDKTIDFNRQEFEFIPFGGGKKRCPGLTFGVASVENVIANILCWFDWRLPSGSVQAKDLDISEVNGLTVSKKIPLHLVPKPHTP from the exons ATGGCTTTACAATCGTTGCTGCAACAATCATGGCAAGTGGTACACAAAATATCCTTGATTAATCCCcttctttctcttatttttcttgtctcttttctttatgttttcaagCGTCTTGAAACTAGTAGCAAACCCAATTTGCCACCATCCCCACCAAAGCTACCAATCATAGGCAACCTTCACCAACTTGGCACACTCCCGCACCGTTCTCTTCAAGCCCTTTCAAACAAGTACGGTCCTCTAATGTTCTTAAACTTGGGTCATAAGCCAACCCTTGTGGTATCATCCACAGATATGGCCAGAGAAATGTTAAAGACACATGATGTCGTTTTCTCAAACCGGCCAAAAACTATCGCTGCTGATGCCTTACTCTATGGATGCACTGATGTAGGATTCTCACCCTATGGTGAGTATTGGAGACAAGCTAGGAAAATTTGTGTCCTAAAACTTTTGAGCCTCAAAAGGGTGCAATCCTTCCAATATgtaagagaagaagaaattgaagcATTGATAAAAAAGATACGTGAGTCATGCAACAAAGGGGCTTCTGTTAATCTAAGTGAGATGTTGATGGCAACCTCGAACAACATAGTCTCAAGATGTGTACTTGGACAGAAGTTTGAAGAAGAAGGTAAGAGTACATTCGGACATTTATCAAGAAGGATAATGGAGCACCTTGGAGCATTCTGCTTCGGagattttttcccctttttgggATGGATTGATGTTCTTACAGGATTTATCCCGAGTCTGAAAGCGACTTTCAGAGAATTAGATGCTTTGTTTGATCAGGCACTCGAAGAACATAATACAATTAAAACGACTGACGATGATGAGCGGAAAGATTTAATTGATATTCTActcaaacttaaaaagaaaGGCATGCTTGATGTTGAGCTCGCTCAAGCCAACCTCAAAGCAATCTtactg GACATGTTTGTGGGAGGAAGTGATAATACTTCAACAACTTTGGAATGGTTAATGGCAGAGCTCATAAAACATCCAAACATTATGAAGAGAGCACAAGAAGAGGTGAGAATGGTGGTGGGAAAGAAATCAAAGATAGATGTGAATGACATCAACCAAATGGATTACTTGAAGTGTATCATCAAAGAAACTCTAAGACTACATCCACCAGTTCCTCTCTCGGTACCTCGAGAAACATCAGCAAGTGTGAAATTTGGAGGTTATGATATTCCACAAAAAACAAGAGTATTTGTCAATATATGGGCAATCCAAAGGGACCCTACAGCTTGGGAGAGGCCAGAAGAGTTCCTCCCGGAGAGATTTAAAGACAAGACGATTGATTTCAATAGGCAAGAATTTGAATTCATCCCATTTGGAGGTGGGAAAAAGAGATGTCCAGGATTGACATTTGGTGTTGCTTCagttgaaaatgtgattgccaACATCTTGTGTTGGTTTGATTGGAGATTGCCAAGTGGTAGCGTACAAGCGAAAGACTTGGACATAAGTGAAGTTAACGGGCTCACTGTGTCCAAGAAAATTCCACTTCATCTTGTACCAAAGCCGCACACTCCTTGA